TAGCGACCATGGACCTGCGCCCATTGGTCCGTCAAAACCAACACTTCCAGGTCTTCGAAATCCAAGTGTCCCATAGCTTCCGGAGTAGGATAAGACGTTAAATAGCGATCCATCGTGGCCTGCCATCCACGTCGCACGTTCCCTCCTGCAGAAAATCGCAGCGCCTCGCCTTTGACGTAGGTTTCCATAAAAGCAGGGATATCAGCACGATTCCAGGCATCCACCTGAGCCGTAAGCACGGAAACGATGGCAGCTTCGGTGTCATCAGCAGACATTTTAGCTCCGCAGCCTTGAATAAATGAAAGAGCAGCCGTGCAACTGACAATCGAGCAAAATAGCAGAAACTTTCTCCAGTAGGTTCGTCGCGGTCGTTCCATACATTCATCGAAGCAGAATTCCTATCCCTCGCCCATATCAAAAATTGAAAATCGGCAGCAAGCTACCTTCCTACATTAGAGAGCCGGAACTATTATGTAGGAGAGGAGACTGCTCCCGAATCCATCGACCAACGTAAACGGTTTATCAAATCACCTCAAAAAATGATAAGGACGTGCTGACAGACCATGGATACACTATCCGTAGTCCTAATTCTTCAAGGATTATGCGCATTTTCACGGTCATACGCTTCGTTTTCTGGACTGCAGTTCTATCAGTCCAGTTTCCGCTCATGGGCGACATAAGCGGTAAAAGCAAAGATGAGATCCTGGCTTCCTTTGGAAAACCCATCAGTGCGCTCAATAGCTCGAAAAGGGAAATCCTGAACTACCCACAGGGACAAATCGTTCTCGTTGGAGGAATAGTCAGTTCCTATAAAGGAGCTTTCAATGCCGGTGATGCAGCGGCCCCATCCTCACAGCCCAGTGCATCGGTCTCTACGCCTGAACCTCAACGACCTGCTCCACAGACAGCCCCTCCTGCTTCAACACCTCAGCCAGAGGAGCGCAGGAGCATTCAACCAGCGGGAACGGCTACCCTCACCTGCTACTTAATTCCCTACATTGTTTATGCGGGAGTGATCGCTCTTTCAATTACCTTACCTGAAAGCCTGAGAACAGAGACCGTAGGTCTACTCAAATCCCTGTGCTTCGCCTTCGCGATTGTTTGGGTGACTGGCTTGATAAACCGCTTAGGAATCAAGCTAAAGATATAGAGTCGGAGCAAAGCCAAATCCTTAAATCCCCTCTCCCTTTGAAAGCACGGTCAACAGAGGATCGTAGCCGTTTTCCTGAAGGGCTTTTCCGCGTTCATCGTAGAGAGAAGAATGTCCCTTTACGCCATGCCCTTCGACCAGGCGATTCATAAAGTTGAAGAGACACACCACATTCACCGTATCGTGCAGGGTCTGTTCATTCCAGCCGGCTTTCAATATAGCTTGGGCTTGAGCCTCCGTTGTTTTTGCCGGTTCCAGAGTCAATTGTTTGCCGTAGTGAAGTATCGGTTTAAGACGCTCTTCAATGGGAGATGAATCCACATCCTCCAACAAGGCGTTCAGCAAATCCTCTTCCACGCCAAAAGATTGGGCAGTCACTGAATGAACACCGTGGCAATACTGACAGTTGTTCAGGCCTGACACGTAGGCTGCAATGAGTTCTCGATCTTTGACGGATAGTTCAGATGTTTGCCGCATAACGGCCGTATGGTATTCAACCAAGGCGATACCCGCAGTATTGTTTAGTAGTAAGATATCTCGGACTTCCTCGATCGGGCCTTCGTCTTTTAGGAAACTCATATTACACTTACATGACCTAGCTAACCCTTGATTTCTAGATTAAAATCATTTCACTCGTTTACATATAGATGTTTATCTATATGTAAACGAGCATGAATTCAAAACAAGCAGCTGCGTTTGGAAAAGCCGTGGGCGATGTGACTCGCTATGCGATCCTAAGGAATTGTTGCTCTGAGAAGCGCTCCGTAGGTGATATCGCGGAGCATGTGAAATTGCGTCAACCGACTGTCACTCATCACATGAGCATTCTTACCGAAGCCGGACTGGTCACCCGCGAACAGGAAGGAAAACAAGTTTACTATAGGGTGAATCAGGAAGCCGTAGTCAATTGCTGTGGGCAATTGCTCCTAGCATTAGCGCCTGACCAAAAAGCTACGCAGGCTGTGTGTGATTGCTGCTAAAAAAATTTGCCAATTCACATAGACAATCATCTATATAATGAAAGGAGGTGAAACCCATGAGCAAAGAAGACATCAAAAACTGTTGCTGTGATTGTGACTGCAATTGCGATTGTAACTGCAAGTAAATAGAACCACTGAACATTTAAACGAGCAGCGCCCGGATGCTCATTTGTTTCAATCGTTTTGTTAAGATGCACATTGCCGCGAATGTCGAAAATCTCTGAATACCTTCATAGGCCTCAATGCGATCGCGGCATAAAGCCGCTCCTACAGTTGTATTTAAGAAATGTGTTTTTTCTTTCTTTAAAGTTACAGATTAACCCCTAGAAACATAAGTCATTCCGCACGTTTCGGCGGAATTTATTTATGTCTATCCGTTCCCTGAGTCCACCCCCCTGCCTATTCGTTTTTGCATGCTTTGCTGGACTCTTCTCCTTATTGCTGCTGAACGGTTGCACGATGGGTCCCGATTACGAACGACCTGAAGTGGAAACACCGAGTGCATTTCTGAACAGCGATGCAACTGCACCCCCACTGATGGGTGGCTGGCGTGAGATCTTCCAAGCTCCCGAACTCG
This genomic stretch from Opitutia bacterium ISCC 52 harbors:
- a CDS encoding DUF4440 domain-containing protein is translated as MERPRRTYWRKFLLFCSIVSCTAALSFIQGCGAKMSADDTEAAIVSVLTAQVDAWNRADIPAFMETYVKGEALRFSAGGNVRRGWQATMDRYLTSYPTPEAMGHLDFEDLEVLVLTDQWAQVHGRYRLKREGEYGNATGLFTLLLQHGEDGWKILHDHTSAGE
- a CDS encoding peroxidase-related enzyme (This protein belongs to a clade of uncharacterized proteins related to peroxidases such as the alkylhydroperoxidase AhpD.), whose amino-acid sequence is MSFLKDEGPIEEVRDILLLNNTAGIALVEYHTAVMRQTSELSVKDRELIAAYVSGLNNCQYCHGVHSVTAQSFGVEEDLLNALLEDVDSSPIEERLKPILHYGKQLTLEPAKTTEAQAQAILKAGWNEQTLHDTVNVVCLFNFMNRLVEGHGVKGHSSLYDERGKALQENGYDPLLTVLSKGEGI
- a CDS encoding metalloregulator ArsR/SmtB family transcription factor, which encodes MNSKQAAAFGKAVGDVTRYAILRNCCSEKRSVGDIAEHVKLRQPTVTHHMSILTEAGLVTREQEGKQVYYRVNQEAVVNCCGQLLLALAPDQKATQAVCDCC